A region of the Sandaracinaceae bacterium genome:
GGAGGCGGCTGCGGTAGCGGAGGCGGAAGCGGAAGCGGCAGCGGAAGCGGAAGCGGAAGCGGAAGCAGAAGCGGCGGCGGAAGCGGAAGCGGAGGCGGAGGCGCCGCCCCCGATCCCCGATCGCCCTCCCGTCGTGCAGCCGGGCCCCGGCCAGGTGCGCGTGCGCGGCCAGGTGCTCGACGAGCTCGGCCATCCCGTCGGTGGCGCCCGGGTCTCGCTCGGCCGGCGCCGCGTCACCGCGTCCGAAGACGGCTGGTTCGAGGCCGCCGTACGCGACGCGCCGCACCTCCGCGTGGACGCCGCGCATCCGGACTACGGCCTCCAGTGGACCGACTACCAGCACGGCGGCTGGATCCATCACGACGCGATCCCCGATCACCCCATCCGGCTCGTCCTGCGGCGCGGCGTCGTCTTGCGGGGCCAGCTCCTCGGGCCCGACGGCCGCCCGGCCGCGCGGACGCGCCTGTTGATGGTGCCCGCGTACGTCGGCAGCGGGCCGTCGACCCTCCAGGTCCGCACCGACGACGACGGCCGCTTCGCCTTCGAGCGCGCCGCCCTGGACCACTTCGAGCTGGTCCCGGAGGCCTTGCGGAACTGGAACGCGCGCTACGAGGGACCGGGCGCGTACTTGCGCATCCCCCACGACACAGCGCGCTGGGTCGAGGCCGCTCGAGACGGACGCGACGTGACGTTGCAGATCGAGCCGTACGCGCTCGTGCCGCTCTTCGTCCGCACCACCGACGCAGACCGTCGCCCGCTCGGCCGACGCGAGATGGCGCTCTGGATCCGCAGCTCGGAGCGCCGCGGCGGCGGCGATGACGTGATGGGCACAACCCGGCGGACCGACGCCGAGGGGCGCCTGCGCGTGCTGCTCGAGGCCGGCCGCGCGTACGAGGTCTACGTCCGGCTCCGCGAAGAAGGGGCGCCGCTCACCGCGCCATGGACGCACGGCGGCGAAGCCAGCTGGACCGGCACGATCGAGCGCCCGCAGACCGTGGACGCGCTCTAGTTCTAGTCAGCCGAGGACGGCCTCGCGGATCTCCTCCGCGCGCTCCTCGTCCACACCGAAGACCTCGGCCAGCTCTTCGTGCGCGGTGCGCTCGTCGTCGTCGAGCGCGCCGTCGGCGAAGGCCAGCTGCCAGCTGAGGCCCAGCACGAGCTCCCGGAGCCCGCGCTGCGTCAGCTCCTCGGCCACGTCCTCGAGCTCGAGCGGCTCGTCGAGCGCGCCCGACATCTCCTCTTGCACCTTCGGGGGCAGCTCGCTGTCTGCGATGACGCGCTCGAGGAACTCGATCTCGTCGGTGGCGAGCTCTCGGTCGGCCTGGGCCATCCAGATGCACGCGTGCACGGCGCCGCGGCGCTCTCGCTCGACGACGTCACGGGTCTGCGACGAGAACCACGCCCGGAGGGCCTCCAGGCGCTCGAGCCCCAGGACGTCGAGGGCGAGCTGGGCACCCTCTTCTTCCTCGTACCCCATCAGCACTCCCCCCCGGGAGAGCGCGCCTATCCAGGTCGACATCGCTTCGATCGCGTTCATCGCCGCGCACCATAGCGGAGATGACGCGCTCCGCGAGTCTTGATGCCGAAAGGGCTCAGTCGGGCACCGAGAAGCGCTCGATCTCGAGGTGCGCCTTGGCGGCGCAGCTGTCGGGAAGCTCGGCCTGCAGCATGCCGAACAAGACGAGGTCGCCGAAGCTTCCGTCGGCGTTCTCCCCGACCCCGCGGATCAGGCCCTCTTCGCGGTAGCCCAGCTTGCGAGGGATCGCGACGCTCCGCGCGTTGTGGGGGGCGACGCGGATCTCGATGCGGCGCGCCTCCATCACCTCGAAGCCCACGCGGGTCAGAGCCGCGGCGACCTCGAACGCCAGGCCCTGCCCCCACCGCGCCGGCACGATCCAGTAGCCGATCTCCAGGACGCCGCCGCCGCCCCTCGGGTGGAGGCCCGTGCCCCCGAGGAACGCGCCGTCGTCCTTCGAGAACACACCATAGAAAAAGTCCTTGCCGACGTCGAAGCTGCCTCGGAAGCGCCTCAGCTGCGCGGCGCGCTCCTCACGCGTCATCGGCTCGTTCTGGAACCAGCTCATCCAGGGGAGCAGCGCGTCCTTGTTGGAGACGATCCCGGCGTGGACCGCGTCGACGTCGCCGCGCTCGTAGCAGCGGATCACCAGGCGCTCGGTCCGGACGACGTAGGCGGGTTGAGGCCAGCTCATGGTTCACATGCCGTAGGTCGTGCCGCTCGTGCGCAGGCGCCCGTTCATCGTGCAGATGGAGCCGTCGCGCATGTTCTGCAGGTTCACGTTCCGAAACTCGAGATCCACCGTCGCGAGCTCCGCGTCGAAGGAGTGGACGACCAGGGTGCCGCTGACCGGATCGGGGATGCGCCCGTTCCGCACCGCCATCACGTCCATGGTCATGTTCGTCCAGATGGACTGGCCCACCATCACGTTGATGGCCGACTGCGTGTCCATGCGCTGCTGCGTCGAGAGCTGCACCGTGCCCGTCACGTCGTTCGGGAAGTAGAGCTGGACCGAGCCCGTGAGCCCGCCCGCGCTGCTGGACATCACGTTGACGCTGTCGGCGCTGCCCGTGACCATGCGTCGCGCGTCGAAGCGCGGGTTGCACGTGCCGGTGAAGGTGAGATCGATCTGCGGATCGCGCGGGTTGCTCGGCTGGAGCGGGTTGCCGCCGCCGAGGATGCCACCGCCGCCGGTGGTCCCTCCTCCCGTCGCGCCGCCGCCGCCAGCGTCGTCGCTGCCGCTGAGCGCGAACCACGCGACACCGCCGCCCACCACCGTGAGGAGCCCGAGCCCGAGCAGCGCGACCAGGGCGACGATCGCGATCTTCATCCCGCCGCCGCTCGACTGGGCCTGCATGGGCGTCGCGGTCGAGCCGCTCGGCGGCGCGCCATAGCCCCCGCCGGAGGCGGGCGTCCAGCCGCCCCCACCCATCGGACCGGTCCCGCCGACGGGCGCGGGCGTGTACTGCGGCGCGTGCATCATCGCGCCCGCCGTCTGCGGGATCTGCGGCGCGGGCTGCCCGCTCTGCATGCGCGCCTGGATGCGCTCGAGCTCCGCGACCATGTCCTTCATCGTCGGCGGTCGCTGATTTCGGTCGACGTGCATCGCGCGCATCGTCGCCGCCTCGAGGTCCGGCGGCACGTCGGGCACGAGCGCGCGGAGCGGCGGCGCCTGACCCGACGCGATCTGCTGCACCAGCTCGAACAGCCCGTCGGCGTTGTAGGGTGGCCGGCCCGCGAGGCACTCGTAGAGCACCACGCCCATCGCGTAGACGTCGTAGCGCGCGTCCGGCGTACCGGCGGCGTTGATCTGCTCGGGCGACATGTACCAGGGCGTGCCCATCGCGATGCCGGTGCGCGTCATCGGCGCGCCCTGCCCCGGCTGGTCGTCGTCGAAGAGCTTGGAGATGCCGAAGTCGAGCACCTTGGGGGGGCGCGGCGAGCCGTCCTTGCCCTGACAGAGGAAGATGTTGTCGGGCTTGAGGTCGCGGTGAATGATGCCCTCGGCGTGCGCCTCGGAGACCCCCTTGCAGGCCGGGATCATCACGCGGAGCGCCTCGTCGGCGGTGAGGCGGCCGGCCCGCTCGAGCCGCTCGGACAGGGACTCTCCGCGCAGGCGCTCCATCACGAGGAAGGGCGCGTCGCCGTCCTGCCCGACGTCGAGGATCTGGATGACGTTGGGGTGCTCGATCTTTGCCGTCGCGCGGGCCTCGGCGAGGAAGCGCGCCACCGCCTCCTGCGAGCGCGCCGCGCCGGGCAGCATCCACTTGATGGCGACCGCGCGGCCCGTCGCCTGGTTGACGGCGGCGAAGACGGCGCCCATCCCGCCCTGTCCCAGCAGGGACTCGATGCGGTAGCGGACGCCGATGAGATCGCCTGCGTTGGGTAGCGCTGCCTGGCCCATGCCCCTCCGTGTGCCGGAGCGTACGAGGCGCGGGCGCTTTCCACAACGCTCTGTCAGCCGCTCAGGCCCGGTGCACGAACTCCCGGATCTCCCGCACCTTGCCCATCGTCATCTGACAGGCGGCGAGGCAGTGCTCCGAGCCCTCCGCGTGCTCGTCCAGCGTGGGCGAGCGCGTGTACTCGAAGAACACGGTGTTCGCGTCCCCGTGCACCGTCGTGTGGAGCAGTCGGAAGTTCCCGAGCCGCTGCTGCTGTCGCCGCAGCATCTCCCGGATCGCGTCGCGCCCCTCGTAGTGGCCGCCCTCGGGGAGCGCGTGCGCCACGTCCCACTTGGCGTCCTGATCGAGCTGCGTCACCGCTTGGTCGATGTCGCCCTCGGCGATGGCCGCGAAGGCGCGGCTGACCGCCTCGATGTTGCTGTCCGCTTCCTTCATGAGATCCCCCCTGGGTTCGGGGAGGAAGTACGCGCCCGTCACACCGACGCAATCCGATCGAACGCGGCGCGCACGTCGAAGGTCCCGCCCAGCTCCTCGAGGTGCACGTAGAGGGTCGCCAGGTAGAGCCCGAGCGGGACGAAGTCGCGGTGCAGCGACGCGCCGCCGTCCCTGCAGCTGAGGAACGTCTGATGAAAGGTCTCGGTGAACGAGGCGACGTCGAAGGCGACCGCGCGCTGATCTCCGGCGCCGAAGTGCTGGAGGAACGTGCCCTCCGCGCAGCGCAGATCGACCCGGTCGAGCCCGGCCTCGAAGCGCGCGTCGTCCCCCGCGTAGAAGCCCGCGTAGATCTCGCGCATCGCCCCGAGAAAATCCTCGTCGAAGCGATACCAGAGCGGCTTCGGGTTCCAGCGGAGCTGCTCGATGCCCGCCTCGAAGCGCTCGGGCCGCAGGTCCAGGAGCACCGGTCCGCCCGCGTAGAGCTGATGGAAGTAGAGCGCGAGCAGGCGCTGCCCGCGCGTCTCGCGGTCGATGGCGCCGTGGGCCTCGGGCTCGCCGAGACGGACCCCGAGGTCGGCGCGGTCGAGCGTCTCGGCGCGGTGCGCGCGGGCCTCGGCGAAGCCGTCTCGGTCGAACCAGGCCTTGCTCAGCGTCCCCGTGGCGCGCCGGAGCGCCTTGCCGGGGAGCACATCGAAGAAGGAGGGGGACGCCAGATCGACGATCTGCCTCCACTCCGTGCCGCGGACGAGGGACTTCCACATGCGGACGACCTAGGCTCGTCGAGCCCGATCGTCACGTGCCCCCTTCGAGCGCGTCCGCGAGCGCGGCCAGGAGCGCCGCCCCGTCACCGCGCCACGCGCTGCCGTGCATGCACGCGAGCGTGGTCGGGCGCGTCTCCCCCAGCTTGGCCAGCAACGCGCGGGTGTCGGGCGCATGCGCGTAGTAGTCCATCGGCTTTCGGAACGCCTCGCTCGGGCCGAGGATGTCTCCCTCCACCAGCGCCTCCGACCCCGAGCCGGGCTGCGTGAAGAGGTCGCCGCAGAGCAGCGTCGCGCTGTGCGCGTCGAACATGTAGCCGCAGTCCCAGCCGTGGGGCAGGTGGGGCGCGTCGAGCCACGTCAGGGTGCGCGCGCCCAGGGTGAGCCGCTCCCCATCCGCGAGGCCGCGGGGCGCCCGGTCGGCGTAGTCCCCGAGCGAGACCATCGCGCCGACCTCGCTGCACACCGCGGTCGCGCCCGGCGCCGCCTCCAGCCACGCGTTCAGCGCGCCGCACTCGTCCGCTTCGAAGTGCGAGACGGCGAAGAACGCGATCTTCTTCGCCGGGACGACCCGCTCCACCGCCGCCTTCACCCGCGGGAAGATCCCGCGCAACCCGCTGTGAAATAGCAGCGGCTGATCATCCATCACCAGGTACTGATTGAACGAGAAGCCGCCCGGCAAGGACGGCGCCTCGAAAGGCGTGTGCACCCGGTAGACTCCGTCCGCGATCTCGTCGATCACCGTATCCGACGCCATGGCTCCCCTCCGGTGAACGGGGGGAATCGCCCCGCCCACGGACGGCACATACGCGCCATTTCACGGCCGGGGAGTGGCCGCGACGATACCTGGTCAGTCGGCGTGCACGTCGTCCAGCTTCCAGGCCCCGGTCCGGGCGGCTCGAACCTCGGCGTACGGCTTGCGCGAGTGAGGTCACGGATCCTCCGCGTCTCGAACGCGCCGCGAGAGATCGTCGACGACCAGATCCACGACCCACTGCATGGTCTCCGCCGTCTCGGCGCGACCGAGCCCGAGCTCCCTGCGCATCGCGCGCCAGGTCGCCGAGCCGAACATGGTGGCGAAGGCCGCGTACGCCCGTCGCCGCTCGCGCGCGGGGAGCGGCGCCAGCCACGCGTCCATCGTCTCGCGGATGGCCGCGCGCCTTCGCTCGCGGCCACGCTGCCGCACCTCTCGACCGATCTGGGTGAGATGACCGGCCTCGATCAGCGCCGCGTTGTCCTCGAAGAAACGCACGACCCGCCGCATGTGCGCCCGCAGGGTCTCGCCATCCCGCGGCAGGTCTGCGCCCTCCAGACCTTCGAGGTACTCGTCGAGCCCCTCGATCAGGTCGTCGCGCGTGGGGAAATGTCGGTAGACCGTGCGCTCGGAGACCTCCGCGCGGGCCGCGACCTCCGCCACCGAGAAGTCGGCCCTCCCGGACTCGCAGACCTGCTCCGCCAGCGCCTCTACGATGCTCTGCCGCGTGAAGCTGGCTTGCTTCTGTCGGAGGGTGCTGTGATAGGCGCGCCGCTCGGGCTTCTTCTTCCTCGCGCTCAAGAGAGTCCTCTTTCGCTCAACGTCCGCCGAACGGGCGCGGCTCCACCGACTGCAAGTAGGCGTAGAGCGCCTCGATCTCACGGTCGCTCATGTGGCGCGTCGCGCTCACCGGCATCATCTGCGTGTTGAGCGGGCCGTTCGGCGTCTGGCCCGTCCGCAGCGCGGTCCTCAGGTCTTCGAGGCTCCAGCCCGCGAGCCCCGTCTCGTGGGGCGTGAGGTTGCGCGGGATGCCCGTCTCCTCCTCCGGGGCGCCCGGGATGGGACCGCCCGAGAGGCCCTGCCCGTGGCAGCCGCGACAGCCCGCGGCCAGATACTCGCCCAGCTCCGCGTCGCTCAGCGGCGAGGGTGGCGCGTCCTGGTCGATCACCTCTGCGGGAAGGAGCGGCGAGTCGAACACGCCGAACAGAGCGAGCACTCGACCGAGCGGACGCAGCTCACTCGGAGGAGGCCCTCCGTCTCGCGTCGGCAGCGAGCGGATGTGCGCGACGATCAGCCCGAGCTCCTCGTCGGGCATGCGCACGTATTCGTGCGACGGCATGAAGAAGACCGGCTCCCCCGACGGCTTGACCCCGCGTCGGATCAGCCCGTGCAGCGCGCTCCCCGACATGCTCGTCACCGACGTGGTGAGGTTGGGTCCCGCGACGAAGAGCGGCGGCGCGTCGATGAGCACCGCGCCCGCCCCGTCGTCCCCATGACAGTCCGCGCACCCACGCGCTCGGTAGAGTCGCGCCGCCTCTTCACGGCTCTCTTCGTCCAGCGCCGGGATCTCGAGCTCGTGCGGCGCGGGACGGTAGCGCGCCTCCGCCCGTGACCCGTAGGCCCAGGTCGCGACGCCGAAGAGCACCAACCCCGTGAGCGCGAGGCCCCCGAGCAAGACCCCGATCCACTTCCCGATGACTCGTACGCGACGCATGTTCCCTCCCCGTCGGCGACGCGCGATCGCCATTCATGTCGTAACCTCTGACACGAAATAGAGTCAAGGCTCACTATCGAAGGATTCGCGTGACCGGCTCGCCTGCGGCGAGAGCACGCCGTCAAGCCCCTTCCCGACAGTGCTACCCTCGCGCCATGACGCGCTCTCTGCTCCTCCGCGCCGCCTCGCCTTTGCTCGTCCTGCTCGTCCTGACGCTCGGCGCGGCCGCGGCGCTCGCGGATCCCTCCGGCCCCGTGCCCGACACCCCCTCCCGTCAGGCGGTCGTCGAGGCGATGAACCGGGTCACCCCCGCGGTGCAGGCATGCAGCAACGGCTGGGTCGGGCGCGCGCAGGTGAGGTTCATGTTCGAGGGGAGCTCCGGCCGAGCTCTCAGCGCGCAGGTGGTGACGCCCAACGTGCCGACGACGGTGGCGCGGTGCGTCGAAGCCGCGGCGCAAGACGCCCGCGTGCCGCGCTTCGGCCGCGAGAACTTCTCGGTCAGCTTCCCCTTCCGGCTCCCCTGACCCGCGCTCGCGGGACCTTCAGTCGGCGAGCTGGCAGCCCGAGAACTGGCGATGCGCGCGGACTCGCGACATCGCGTCGGGCGGCGCGTCGGTGGGCCAGGGCGCGCTCGAGCGGCCGAGCCTCTCGAGCCAGCGCTCGCCGAGCGGATCGGAGAGATCCTCGCGTCGCATGGCCGCGATGGTGGTCTGCGACTTCGACGCCGACGCGCCGCCCGTGCCCACGCAGAAGCCGGCGAGCAGGAGCGCGGAGCGGGTCGCCGTCGCGGCACTGTAGGTGTGCACGTGTACCTGCGGACCACAGGCGACGCGCAGCGCCTCGAACGCCGCGACCGTCCACAGGCGAGGGTTGGCGCGCGGAGAGTACGCGTCCCAGTAGACGACGTCGGCCGGGCCCCACGGGCCGCCGGCCAGGGTGTCGGGCAGCTCGCCGAGCGCGAGCGTCCACGTCGTCGCGTCGGTCTCGTGGCGCCCCGTCTCGAGGAGCGCGCGCGCGGCGTCGCCCGCCTGTCCTTCGAGGTCGAAGGCCGCAGCGTTGTCGGGCTCGACCGCGAGCGCCAGGCCGGCCGTGGTGCGATCGAAGCTCACGATGTGGAGCCGTCGGCCAGGCGCCTCGCGCGCCTCGGAGACGCGCCACGCGGCGATGGCGTTGGAGCCCGCGCCGAGCCCCACGTCGAAGAGCACGAGCGGCGCCTCGACATCCGAGGACAGCCGCTCGGCGATGCGCGACGGCTCGATGTAGAGCTGCGGCGCCTCCACGAGCGGGCCGACCACGGGGTGCATCACCTCTCCGACCTCGCGGTCGAGCATCGCGCGGGCGTTCCCCGTCGTGAGGACGACCTCGTGCGAGCCGCTCACCGGAGGGCCCGTCCATCGTGGCGATGACCGCTGTGCGCGTGCTGATCGATCTGCTCGAGCTTCGCGCGCGAGTACGCGTCGTAGGTGCCCGCCTCGATCGCCGCGCGGGCCTCGCGCATCAGCGCGTTGTAGTGCGTGAGGTTGTGCAGCGAGAGCAAGCGCGTCCCGAGCGGCTCCTTGCACTTGAACAGGTGGTGCAGGTAGCTGCGGCTGAAGCCCGCGCACGCCCGGCAGTCGCAGCTCGGATCGAGCGGCTCATCGGCCTGCGCGTAGGCGCCGCGCGTGATCTTCACGCGCCCGGTCGAGGTGAACGCCGTCCCCTGCCAGGCCAGATGCGTCGGCAGCATGCAGTCGAACATGTCGATCCCCGCCCGCATCGCCACCAGCAGATCCGCTGGCGTGCCCACGCCCATCAGGTAGCGCGGCTTGTCCGCCGGGAGCAGCTCGGCCGCCAGCTCCGTGATCGCCTCCCGATCCGCGCGCGTGTCTCCGACGGCCAGGCCGCCCATCGCGAAGCCGTCGAACGGCAGCGCGGTGAGGAAGTCCGACGACTCCCGACGCAGCGCGGGGATCACGCCTCCCTGCACGATCGCAAAGAGCGCTTGCTCCGGATTCGTACGCGCCTCGAGGCTGCGCACCGCCCAGCGGTGCGTGCGCTCCATCGCCGCCCGCACCTGCGCCTCGGGCGCCCGGGAGTCCACGCACTCGTCGAGCACCATCATGATGTCCGAGCCGATCGCGCTCTGGATCGCGATCGAGCGCTCCGGCGAGAGCATGTGCGTGCGCCCGTCGATGTAGCTGCGGAAGCGCGCGCCCTCCTCCGTGATCGTCCGGTCCCCCTCGAGCGAGAAGATCTGGAAGCCGCCGGAGTCGGTGAGCACGGGCCCGTCCCACCCCATGAACGCGTGGATCCCCCCCACCCGCTCGAACGCCTCCGGCCCGGGCCGCAGCATCAGGTGGTACGTGTTCCCGAGCACCACCTGCGTGCCCACCGAGGCGAGGTCCGCGGGATCGAGCCCGGTCACCGTCGCCCGCGTCCCCACGGTCATGAACGCCGGCGTCTCGACCTGCCCGTGCGAGGTGACCAGCGCGCCCCGCCGCGCGCTCGTGCCCGCGTCGCGCACGCCGACGTTGAAGGTCAGACCCATGTCCGCGCGGAGGCTACCCGCCGTGATGGAGGGGCGCTAGGCAGCGACGCCCGCCGTCAAGCCAAGCTGTCACGGCCGTTTGACCGCGGGCCGCGCTCGTTGCACTCACGAAACCGTGACCACCTCGACCAGAATTCCCTCACGCGTGGATCTCCTCGTCGCCGGGGCGGGCACCGCGGGCGCGGCGCTCGCGGGCAGCGCGGCCGCGCGTGGCCTCACGGTGCTGTGCGTCGACCGTGGCCCTCTCGACGCGGCGGGCGCCTCGTGGGTCAACGGGATCACGAGGGAGGCCTTTCAAGAGGCGGGAGTCCCCGCCCCCGAGGGGGCCGAGCTTCGCGGCGCAGGAGGGGACTTCCACATGCTCGCGGGCTGGGGTCCCGAGCGGATCGTCGTGGGCGATTCGGGCCTCCTCGAGGTGGACATGCGGCGCCTCGTCGCGCGCTTGCAGGACCGCGCGCGCGAGGCGGGCGCGACGCTCTCGGGCGGGGTCACCGTGGAGGGGCTGGACGGCGGGGCGGTCCACACCTCGGCCGGCGTCGTGCGCGCGGACGTGATCGCCGACGCGAGCGGCGTCGCGGGGCTGAACCTGCTCGGCGCCCCGCCGATCCCTCGCCGCGACCTCTGCGCCGCGGCGCAAGCGGTTCACGCGGTCGCGGACCCGAGCGGCGCCCGCGCGTTCCTCTCCGAACACGGGGCCCGAGAGGGCGACACCCTCTGCTTCGCGGGGCTCGCGGGCGGCTACTCGATCCTCAACGTCTCGGTCCACGGAGACGAGGTCAGCCTGCTGACGGGGACGATCCCCGCGGACGGTCACCAATCCGGGCGGGCGTTGCTGGAGGGCTTCGCCGCGGAGCGCGGCTGGATCGGGGCGCGCGTCTTCGGAGGGCACCGCGCCATCCCGCTCGGCCGACCCCGGGACACGCTGGCCCGCGGGCGCGTGGTCGCGCTCGGGGATGCGGCCCGGCAGGTGTTCTCGGCGCACGGGTCAGGCATCGGGCCAGGCATGGTGGCGGCGCGCACCCTCGCCGACGCCCTGGCCGACGGTGGGCGCGTCGAGGACTACGCGGTGGGCTGGATGCGGCGGCACGGCGGGCTCTTCGCCGCGTACGATGTCTTCCGGCGGTTCTCGCAGTCGCTCTCCCCGATGCAGTTGACCCGGCTGATGCGCTCGGGGCTGATGGACGCGGAGGCGACGGCGGCCGGGATGAGACAGCGGCTGCCCACGGCGAGCGTCGGCCGTCTGGTCGGCATGCCCGCGGCGCTGCGGCGCGCGGGCGGCGTGTCGGGTCCGCTCGCCGCCGCTGGCGCGCGCATGGCCGGCCTCCTCGCGCTCTACGCGCGATACCCTCGCGCCGCGTCCTCCCGCGCCCGCTGGTCGGCCGCGGTCACGGCGCTGCACGGCGGCGCGGGCTGAGGCGAGCAACCCGAACTGCCTGCGTCGTGTCGCGGCTACTTGTAGGCGACGGCCGCGCTCGTGGGGCCGGCCAGCGGGACGACCTCGAAGCGCTGGAAGCCGGCCTCGCTGCACCACGATCGGAAGTCCGCGCTGGTGTAGTCGAAGGCGTCGCCGAACTCGATGAGCATGTTCAGGGACATCAGCAGGCCGAACGCGTTCTCGCGGCGCGCGTCGTCGATCAGGTTCTCGATCGCGATGAAGGCGCCCCCCTCCGGCAGCGCCTCGTAGGCCTTCCGGATCAGCACCTTCTTCTTCTCCAGGTTCCAGTCGTGGAGGATGTTGCCCATCGTGATCACGTCGGCTCGGGGCAGCGAGTCGGCGAAGAAGTCGCCGGAGACGACGTCGATCCGCTCCGCCATGCCCGCCTCCGCGATCGCCTTGCGCGCGAGCGGCGCGACCGGCGGCAGATCGAAGCTCGTGAGGGAGAGGTGCGGGTGCCGCGCCCCGACGAGTCGTGAGAGGAGCCCGAGCGCGCCCCCGATGTCGGCGACGGTCTCGTACCGGGAGAAGTCGAACCGCTCCGAGAGCAGCGCGAAGTTCCCGGCCTGAAATCCGGTCATCGCCTCGAGGAACTCGGCCAGGCGCGCCTCGTCGGCGTAGAGCTCCTCGAACATCGGCCGACCGCCGCCGCGGGTCTC
Encoded here:
- a CDS encoding MnmC family methyltransferase, whose product is MSGSHEVVLTTGNARAMLDREVGEVMHPVVGPLVEAPQLYIEPSRIAERLSSDVEAPLVLFDVGLGAGSNAIAAWRVSEAREAPGRRLHIVSFDRTTAGLALAVEPDNAAAFDLEGQAGDAARALLETGRHETDATTWTLALGELPDTLAGGPWGPADVVYWDAYSPRANPRLWTVAAFEALRVACGPQVHVHTYSAATATRSALLLAGFCVGTGGASASKSQTTIAAMRREDLSDPLGERWLERLGRSSAPWPTDAPPDAMSRVRAHRQFSGCQLAD
- a CDS encoding methyltransferase translates to MDEHITNEPPSPDRIMQTATGFWASKTLLTAVELDLFTTLGEGAMSASRIGETLGLHPRGTLDFLDALVAMRFLERTGDGAEARYANTPETAAFLDARSPQYIGGMPKMLNARLFGFWNHLGDALRSGQPQNETRGGGRPMFEELYADEARLAEFLEAMTGFQAGNFALLSERFDFSRYETVADIGGALGLLSRLVGARHPHLSLTSFDLPPVAPLARKAIAEAGMAERIDVVSGDFFADSLPRADVITMGNILHDWNLEKKKVLIRKAYEALPEGGAFIAIENLIDDARRENAFGLLMSLNMLIEFGDAFDYTSADFRSWCSEAGFQRFEVVPLAGPTSAAVAYK
- a CDS encoding nuclear transport factor 2 family protein, coding for MKEADSNIEAVSRAFAAIAEGDIDQAVTQLDQDAKWDVAHALPEGGHYEGRDAIREMLRRQQQRLGNFRLLHTTVHGDANTVFFEYTRSPTLDEHAEGSEHCLAACQMTMGKVREIREFVHRA
- a CDS encoding GNAT family protein produces the protein MSWPQPAYVVRTERLVIRCYERGDVDAVHAGIVSNKDALLPWMSWFQNEPMTREERAAQLRRFRGSFDVGKDFFYGVFSKDDGAFLGGTGLHPRGGGGVLEIGYWIVPARWGQGLAFEVAAALTRVGFEVMEARRIEIRVAPHNARSVAIPRKLGYREEGLIRGVGENADGSFGDLVLFGMLQAELPDSCAAKAHLEIERFSVPD
- a CDS encoding MBL fold metallo-hydrolase → MASDTVIDEIADGVYRVHTPFEAPSLPGGFSFNQYLVMDDQPLLFHSGLRGIFPRVKAAVERVVPAKKIAFFAVSHFEADECGALNAWLEAAPGATAVCSEVGAMVSLGDYADRAPRGLADGERLTLGARTLTWLDAPHLPHGWDCGYMFDAHSATLLCGDLFTQPGSGSEALVEGDILGPSEAFRKPMDYYAHAPDTRALLAKLGETRPTTLACMHGSAWRGDGAALLAALADALEGGT
- a CDS encoding TetR/AcrR family transcriptional regulator, translated to MSARKKKPERRAYHSTLRQKQASFTRQSIVEALAEQVCESGRADFSVAEVAARAEVSERTVYRHFPTRDDLIEGLDEYLEGLEGADLPRDGETLRAHMRRVVRFFEDNAALIEAGHLTQIGREVRQRGRERRRAAIRETMDAWLAPLPARERRRAYAAFATMFGSATWRAMRRELGLGRAETAETMQWVVDLVVDDLSRRVRDAEDP
- a CDS encoding TerB family tellurite resistance protein, with amino-acid sequence MNAIEAMSTWIGALSRGGVLMGYEEEEGAQLALDVLGLERLEALRAWFSSQTRDVVERERRGAVHACIWMAQADRELATDEIEFLERVIADSELPPKVQEEMSGALDEPLELEDVAEELTQRGLRELVLGLSWQLAFADGALDDDERTAHEELAEVFGVDEERAEEIREAVLG
- the tgt gene encoding tRNA guanosine(34) transglycosylase Tgt, with translation MGLTFNVGVRDAGTSARRGALVTSHGQVETPAFMTVGTRATVTGLDPADLASVGTQVVLGNTYHLMLRPGPEAFERVGGIHAFMGWDGPVLTDSGGFQIFSLEGDRTITEEGARFRSYIDGRTHMLSPERSIAIQSAIGSDIMMVLDECVDSRAPEAQVRAAMERTHRWAVRSLEARTNPEQALFAIVQGGVIPALRRESSDFLTALPFDGFAMGGLAVGDTRADREAITELAAELLPADKPRYLMGVGTPADLLVAMRAGIDMFDCMLPTHLAWQGTAFTSTGRVKITRGAYAQADEPLDPSCDCRACAGFSRSYLHHLFKCKEPLGTRLLSLHNLTHYNALMREARAAIEAGTYDAYSRAKLEQIDQHAHSGHRHDGRALR
- a CDS encoding c-type cytochrome translates to MRRVRVIGKWIGVLLGGLALTGLVLFGVATWAYGSRAEARYRPAPHELEIPALDEESREEAARLYRARGCADCHGDDGAGAVLIDAPPLFVAGPNLTTSVTSMSGSALHGLIRRGVKPSGEPVFFMPSHEYVRMPDEELGLIVAHIRSLPTRDGGPPPSELRPLGRVLALFGVFDSPLLPAEVIDQDAPPSPLSDAELGEYLAAGCRGCHGQGLSGGPIPGAPEEETGIPRNLTPHETGLAGWSLEDLRTALRTGQTPNGPLNTQMMPVSATRHMSDREIEALYAYLQSVEPRPFGGR
- a CDS encoding serine/threonine-protein kinase; amino-acid sequence: MGQAALPNAGDLIGVRYRIESLLGQGGMGAVFAAVNQATGRAVAIKWMLPGAARSQEAVARFLAEARATAKIEHPNVIQILDVGQDGDAPFLVMERLRGESLSERLERAGRLTADEALRVMIPACKGVSEAHAEGIIHRDLKPDNIFLCQGKDGSPRPPKVLDFGISKLFDDDQPGQGAPMTRTGIAMGTPWYMSPEQINAAGTPDARYDVYAMGVVLYECLAGRPPYNADGLFELVQQIASGQAPPLRALVPDVPPDLEAATMRAMHVDRNQRPPTMKDMVAELERIQARMQSGQPAPQIPQTAGAMMHAPQYTPAPVGGTGPMGGGGWTPASGGGYGAPPSGSTATPMQAQSSGGGMKIAIVALVALLGLGLLTVVGGGVAWFALSGSDDAGGGGATGGGTTGGGGILGGGNPLQPSNPRDPQIDLTFTGTCNPRFDARRMVTGSADSVNVMSSSAGGLTGSVQLYFPNDVTGTVQLSTQQRMDTQSAINVMVGQSIWTNMTMDVMAVRNGRIPDPVSGTLVVHSFDAELATVDLEFRNVNLQNMRDGSICTMNGRLRTSGTTYGM